Below is a genomic region from Castanea sativa cultivar Marrone di Chiusa Pesio chromosome 2, ASM4071231v1.
GGAgggtttaaatataaaataattttaatttctattaaaaaatattagaataatatgtaaaattgtaaatctCAAAAGTTATATGGCATGATATTATAAGTCAAACAGAAGTTAAATGGCTTTagttttatatagattattgTAGATGAAgacaaaaattttgaagtttaaaatattatattttgcaCTCTTAAAGGAAATCATAAATTggttaatataattataaattagcagactttagtaaaattttatttatatttattaagcCACGTTAATTCAAacagtaaaaaatatatagtagcACACAAAACACTAAGAGTATTCTCATCAAGAATGCTAAATGttataaatgatattttttagcatctgaaacccaaaaaacccCTCCATCAAAACTTGTATATGCTATAAAATTTGCaatcttgctacagtgcacTCTTATTTTTGAGAGTGCACTATAGCAAgattgtataatattttattgatttctaattctttctctctcctaaaACACAGCTCACtttctcactctccctctcgtTCTCTGGTTCTCTAGTTCTCCCTCCCTCCCCCTCACTCATCTGCTCTTTGTTAAGCTTCAAGGGTTTGTGGTCGACGATTGTGGTCATGATTtggtgggttttgtgggttTGATTTAGAGGGTATTGGTGGTGCTCGGCAACGGTTTTGATGGGGCTAAGATTGGGGTGATGGGTTTTGGCTGgggttgagatcggggtggGTGGGTGGTGGATTTTGTGGTTCGATTTGAACGACGACATCGAAGAGCTCGTCGTTTTGATTAGAAAACAATGCTCGAACAATAGGCCTTACATGGATCCCAAAGACGACGAAGTTAAATACGCCATTTTGGGTTTACTCGATTCGATCAAGAGCGAGATTGTTCCAGAACAATCTAAGCTCACTGAGATTTTCTCAAGTTGGGGCTTTGTGATGCCTCAAGTTGCagagaagaaattgaaaatctCGAAGAAGAGGTTCAAAGTCAGAACCAGAATGACGAGAAATCGAAATCGGAGGCGATTTCTAGTTGATGGTGGTatgaggttgtgggtttgggtttgtgattttgatgGTTGGGGGATTGTGGTGGCTGCCAGTtggtggttttttgtttttttattttatggtggtggtggctggtagTGGCTAGTCGAGGGTGTGGCTATGACTGAGGTTGCTTGGACTGAGAAGAAAGTGGTGGAAAGAGAGAGACACaatgggaaaataaaataatattatttaaatgaagcggtaaaaaaaatagaatgtttgatGTTTGGTGGATTGTAAAGTGgtatgttaaaattgataaagtatgattttgaaatggtaaatgctaaaatatttagcattctTGATGAAAATGCTCTAAAAAACATACtatattggtggtgctaaagttaaaaaatttagcaccCAAGCTACAACATACTATAGCTACAAAgtgataaattttaatgttgtttATTCTGTGACCCAaatatttctcattaaaatatgtttttgctTTCTTAGTTGTATggtaaagaataaaaaatattaatattttttttggtaaaaaaataaaatctttaatattaggtgtattgtaaagtaatgtgttaaaatagattaaataatttttttgagtagttaaaagctaaattttttagcacccctaatgtgaatgctctaagtaaAGGTTTTTTTAGACATGGAAAATTGGTCAACCAAACTCGACCTACTAAAACGTTGGGTCAAGTAGGGATTCGTGAGCCAACCTTTTTGGGAAGAAATATCTTATCTCACGTATGATTTTTgcttaatatcataatttttcattgttAAATCCCCCCTCTCCATTTTAGCTCAACTTACACTTTTTCATGTTTCCAACAGAAACTTTCAAGGTCCGAAACTTTCAAGGTCcaaatctctctttctccattaaaaatatcaaattataaaaaaattaaataatctctttctttgattctcactttctttgtttcttttcttcattGTTCTCAATCTTCAAATCTTTTGGAAGTTTTGGTAAGAGTTCGATCTATCTCATCCCTCCCTAAAATTTGGACACCAATCCTAGCTAAAATccaggaaaataattttttcttacaCGAaactaaataagaaagttaagaGATAGTTTTCCAACTCAGTTTAAAGTTATTAccatatataaaaatttgtaattttttttaaatgatttattttctaaaaaatattaataatgttAAAACAAACCGTGTAAGCCTCAATTGCAACCACAAATGACCTTAAAATCTCCCTCTAAATCAACAACCTACTGCTCATTAAAACCTAtattaacgctctgtttgtttcgttgaaaaactttctgtaaagatagttttccacattttccagtgtttggtagtataaaaaaaaattggtcaacggaaaactatttttagtcaaAGGAAAACTCTAACAGaaataaggcttattttctataggttgttttccaaaaaaataatattggaaAACAATTTCTCTCTTGTGCAATGCATAACTCTTATAGCTCTCTCACTTCTTCTCTTCcctttactttttctctctcttctcacacCGTCACTGTCACGCTATCTGATCTCTTCTTTTCCCACAAATTTCTCTCTATTcgtctctcttctctcttttccctcAGTTTCCCTTCTCCTCTGAAACACAGTTCTCTGAATTTTGagctatattttcttttttctctaaacaATTTTTGGCTTGATGGATTCCCATATGGATAGCTacaggagtttttttttttttgatgggcaGAAGTTCAttcttttttgcacataaaagtacaacaaaaaagaaaagaaaatcagaaaaaatgaacaaagtaaaagacgaaaatttgCCAACATAGTGCTATGTGGttaattgcttttacatagggCAATCCatacaataaattaataatggtacaaataatagtataataaatgataattttttttttggggaattGCATTTTGTCGCTTatcatattaatattataaagTGGATTTCAATCTTTCCCTCAAACTTCAACGCTAAGCCATTGATTTCTTTAAACTACTGTATCAATTGTAATATGTACCCTTGTCTTGTGTATGGGCTAGCATTATAGATATATTATGCagaattttttatgattaatttgtaattgttttttttcctacaaagtgatcaatttatatttcttatgtACGTTATTtgtcctaatatatatatatacatacaagCAAGATAaatggtagagatcatgaaaattagacacataattttaattgtatttaattttgattgtatttgttgtcaaaattttagtttaaaaaccaaattcattcttttttttatttatttatttatattgattacattagttgggTTTACTCAAATTACTTgttatatatgttttaaattataccaaaaatattataaaaaatttgtgcaTACCAAATATCGGAAAATGCtttcaagctcattttcaaagTTGTTACTAAACACCGgaaaaaaaagatagttttctagaaaatgttttttagaaaataaacaatttttcaaaaaacgttaatattaaaacaaaagagtGTTAAGATGTTAGAAATAAGGAGAAGCAGGATTAGTACCATGACCACTAAAAAACTTCGTAGGCTTGCAAATTGCAATGCCTTCGATAGTGATAAGCAAGGTCCAACCGTAAATGACAATGACATTTGCTCTTTAGGCTTTATTTCTGGTAGCTTGGCAATGGTGATTGAGGCTTATAGTAATTGCAATGTGGGTGCTCAACAGATGAAggagaaaaataagagagaataaaaaaaaatacgatAAAGttataaaatgaattattttattaaatatttattttaaaactgaatttttttttctttcccatctAACCTAGCTATTAAAAATGTGACAGAATGACCAATTTGGTCATTTCTCTAACGGTAGGgacttataattttaaactagaACTAGAGGGGCCAGTTTAATTTGGATTCAAATTTCAagagtctttttgtttttttttttttggggttagaattaaaaaatataacaaagaaATCCAATATATATAATCGACTAATGCTCTAATCATGTAGCGATTGATCACTTAAGCATCTAAAATCGATGTGACTGAACATTTAATAATCTAAAAGTTATGTAACATAttgtttttaacaataaattttgagTCCCCCAGTACCTATGGCCCTCCCACAGACTTACAGGGCTCTACATGGCACTAACATTACATTGGAGATGATATGGTCCCTGAGGAACAAAGTAGTGCACAATGATAGGCAGTTGAGCTTGCTTGTTGAGCTCCGAAGTTTAGAAAGAAGGTTTAGGCCCGTTTGGAtttagaggagagagagagaggagtggagtaaaattggttaaaaatagactaattttaGACCAattttactctactcccctctctctttctttcaatttaaaCGAACCATTAATGAGCATATTCTTGTAATTGAGATTTGAAACCAATGCGCAGCTTAGTCCAAGACAAGTTGACAAGTTGTAACTTGTTGGAAGGTCCGTCAACCAAATGGGGtgataaaattttgatgtggTGTGTTCAAATGAGAATGCGTTTCTCAATATGCTGAGATATTTTTAAGGTGTGGGCTAGAAGTATAATGGTGTATTATCTTATGTTTGCTTAAGGTTCTGCCATAATTTGGGTTTTGTAGCTGGCTAGAGATAAAAAGTTCTAAAGTATAATTGTTGCGGGTGATTCTAATATTTGTGTTTATGCCTTAAATAAGAATCTGGAGGATGCATGTTAGGAGATTCAACCACTGTTGAATGATGCGTTAGTCTTGGCTAATTCATTTgtgtgttgttgtttttgttggatCAAAATAGATGCTATTTTGTAGCTTATGAACTAAGTATGTTTTGTACTCAaatatcttttgtttttgtaactATCTATCCCTTTCTCCTGCTATCATGGTGGCTGGGGAAAAAGATGCGTCTTTTTTGCTCCTTTAATGAATATTAACGTTACTCTCTCTTGTCTcagtgtgttgtgtgtgtatcTCTCTCAGTTGTGCTTTAAAAACACAATACCTTCAACAATCTCTACGAACCTTAACAATCTTAGATATCCTATTCATCGGCCATACTCCTTTATCACTTATTTACTGTTCTTAATCCATacaaaaaacatttatatattaaaaaaatgataataaatttaGGAACACGAtgttctttatttatatatatatatatatatatatatctatatatatatgatctttTGTAATTGGTGTATGATAAAAGTAATGTCAATAGTAAACACAAgtgaaaataatattgtttggatgataacacaataataaaaagaaaaataattatgaaaattttgtattcttttctATATAAAAGTCACAGGCTTGAATCTAGGAACTCAGcctctcaaaaataaaaattttgagataagaGAGGTTGTCAAAGTTAGGATATTATGTAAGAGGAGGTAGGTAGGATTGTGATTGTAGGATCAGAAAGTAGATTATAAGGtcttacttatttttttatatttaaagcaaaaaatacATTGGTAATGACTTTGTATTTttaataatcacataaattatgaagttatccaaaaaaagaaaaaaaaaaagatttgcatCACTGTGATGTGATTTGTATACAATACATCTTTACATCTGTACTAGCAAAacaaatatactaaaattttaacacaatgtattcaaaaagtttagtagatgtttaattagcaaccaaGTAACAAAAACAACTATAAACACATATGGAAAATGTTATCtaagttcaaagttcaaaatccaaaataagttagcaaatggAAGCTAGCTATCTACAATATGAATACtaaagtatttttcttttctttttttcttttttaaatgaggtttttctttcctcttgtgtgtgtgtgtgtgtgtggagattTTAAGTTGATCTAGGATAAAATAGACACTTCACACTCATAGGCATGTTTGGGCCATTCGTATCCTTTGGGCTTGAATGGTTGGATAGGTGTAGTTGGGCCTCTTTCAGCCTAAAccaaaatttagtttttagcGGGATTAGTAGGATCTTACATAATCTCACAATCCTATAGGACCCTTTCTATGATTCTACCAAACATGAGATTCCAATATGATTATAATCATTTTAGTCAAGTGGATACGTAATATCATACAATCATATGATCCAAATCATAATTTTGACAGCCATAAATAAGACTGTCTATCATGACCTCTTTCAGACCTCACAAAAGTAAGAGTTTTGTGCATTAAGTacaatattttgagaaaagtttttatttttatttttttaaaccatggTTTTATTATTGGGACACCTTGAATCCCAATGTTTTAAATTGGACAATTTAAACTCCAAATAGATTCCATGTGTGAGGGTGAGgtttgtttgagttttatttttattttttatttttgttacatttatGAAAGTCTCGAGTTTAAAATCTCACATTTAAAAGTCTAATatccaatgaaaaaaaaaaacctatctagtatattttttataataactttCCCCCAATATTTCACtcaaaaagaaaacgaaaaaaaaaaaaaaatttccaccaATATTTATGTGTGGACTGCCATTCATCCTTGTTTTaaataccgtttattttgctaaaaactgaaaatttattactgaaaacactataataaaatattttttattaccaAAATTACTGCTCACATGTTTTTTATCACTTGCTTGGTCCATGACCAGCCAAGTGAAACGCAAAGGCACGCAAATGCAGAAATGCCCTGAGCAAACGcacacttaataaaaattaaaaacttagtgGGCTTTTTATAAGTGGAGTGGGCCTAATGCTGTCCACCCAAATCGAACCTCACCCCCCAAAAATTGACCTATAATAAGAGGCCGAAACTACAAAATCATCTTGTCAGAGAACTCACAACTCGTAAGTCAGAaacctctctctcacacacacacacacacacacacacacacacacacacacatagccAGAGCCAGAGCCAGATATGGGGGTGACAAAGGAACAAGTGGAATCTTCATTGAAGTCAAAGATGAATCCTTCACATCTCGTAAGccctaattcaatttttatttttatttttattttttatagcttcatataaatttgttgttttctttttctttgtcttttggGTTCATCTGTATATTAATTTCAGTTCAGTTCGTAATATTCatataaatttgttgttttccaatagtgtttttttttaaaaaaaataatctctgCCGATAATAGGGATATAATATTAGACGAATCAAACCTAACCTTAAAACCACACTCGTTACTAGGTTTGGGCTTTTATGTGATTCAGCTGAAATTCtacattcaaagaaaaattagatgTCAGGAAATTGCTTTAATAATGTTAATTAACGTGCGAATTTCTCTATGACCTATATTATATCATtattgatgttgttgttgttgttgttgttgttcctttttcaaaataaatataaaatttaaattcaagaGAGAATAGAATTGTTTTTTGTTCGAAACAAAAGCAGAATTCTTGAATGGGTGGGACTGGATTTTATTTCCTAGTATGGTCGGCGAAATCACATTGGAATAATCATAATGTCGACAGTATATATGTTATTATTTCAAACTGCTGTGAACTCTAAGGAGGCTGAATGTTGTTATTCGCAAAATGAAATTGAGATCCTTGACCATGGTATAAAAGGTGAAGGAAGGTCTCTTTCAAATTAAGGTTTTTAGGCTGGCTGCATCAATTCAAGCCACGTCGTTGAGTTTTTAGAACAAGTATTGTAAGCATGGCTTGTCCATGTGCTCCATCGTGGCTTATGCTTCTTTGTGGGGGTAAAGTTGGCTTCTATGCGACCATTTGTGCCACTTGATCGGTGTTATGCAGTCCCACTTGGTGATGCCATGTGTTCAAGGGGTAAGGGAAAACACTTGTTTTTAAGTTTGGGTGAGAGTGATCCATGTTTGAGTTTAGTTGTAGGCGAGAGGGAGAAATTCGGGGATGTTTTATGAAGTGGAAAGATTGCTTCttgtattttctgggtttgctctATGTTCTTCATGCATAGAGTAGCCATTTGTATATATAACTTtcttacttatccaaaaaaataaagtggaAAGGTTGCAATAGCACGTTCAGAGGCATGACTATGCAGTTCTTAACAGAGTTCCACAACTAATGGAGAATGTttattctaataaaatattgGGTTCATTATAATCTGTTTTAAacctttttcctcttctttctttttttatttaaaaaaaatgaagaataaaacGAACTTTGTTTGACAAGGAATGTGAGTTGTATTGTTACTGTgagtaacaaaataaaattttggggaAGACATTTTTCGATAAAGGAATCTCGTTATTGTATTTGGCCTACCCACTATGAAAATCATTAAGTAGCAGATAACAAAGATGTTCTAGGAAAAGATTTGATCAtaagaaatcaaataaaattatgaagTAGCAGATAGCGACTATTGTGATCAGTTATGCTGCATTTTGATGGACAGCTAGTATAGTCTGCAATTACTTGGAGATCTTGGTAGTTGTACTACAACCAAAGATATTTAGAGGAATTATAAggttagttaaaaaaaaaaaaaggagataaaTTGTAGAGGGTGCATGCATGGCTGCATGCCCTGTCTTGTCCAGAGAAGTGGCATCTTATGTTACATTTGCATTTAACGCCCCGCTCACTTAGGGGTGGGTCCCACACAATGTGAGGTTTACACCCATGTGAGAGGGTTGTTGTATGCAGTTGTTACACAAGATAATAAGTCCTGTCTAGGCCATTTAAaacatatagatttttttttttttttgtaataataaaTACTTGAGATTGGGGGTGAGGGGATTTTAATTCTGGATGTTTCCATTTGAAACACGAGGAAGTGCTAGTTGAGCTAAAGGGTTTGTTTTTTAATAGTTAGTACTTTCTTGTGCACTTTCTTTTCCCTAAATACTCAAATAACATTTCCATTTAAATTCcttatataatttgttttattggATTTCCTTTTCATATTCCCTGTAAACACTTTTGAATCTGGCACTCTCTCTGGCATTttattcttctattttcttGTTTCAGGAAGTAATTGATACATCTGGAGGGTAGGTTCTTTCTTGTAGACACTTGTATTTTGAATTCAGAACTTTTCTCTGCCTTGTTTTTGGTGGTGTTTATCAAACTTGTTTTACTCAATTTTAAGTGATTTTCAGTTGTGGAGCAAGTTTTGCTATTGAAATTGTATCAGAACAATTTGAAGGGAAGAGGTTGCTGGAGAGGCACCGACTGGTGAATGGTGCTCTGGAAGAGGAAATGAAGGAAATTCATGCTCTATCAATAAAGAAAGCTCTGACCCCTGAGCAGTGGAAACAACAGCAAGAGCCTGAAAAATCTAATACTGCTGCTTAGAATGTTGTTGTAAGTAGTCAAGCCATTCAAAGTGTCCTCCCCTCCCCCCGAAGCAAAACGTGTTTTGTG
It encodes:
- the LOC142626155 gene encoding protein BOLA2; protein product: MGVTKEQVESSLKSKMNPSHLEVIDTSGGCGASFAIEIVSEQFEGKRLLERHRLVNGALEEEMKEIHALSIKKALTPEQWKQQQEPEKSNTAA